One Brassica napus cultivar Da-Ae chromosome C4, Da-Ae, whole genome shotgun sequence genomic region harbors:
- the LOC106402114 gene encoding probable cyclic nucleotide-gated ion channel 12 isoform X1 has protein sequence MERASTMQSVHENIKSVRGQLKKVYKTLNTLENWRKAILLVCVVALGVDPLFLFIPVIDSPNFCFTFDKKLAAVVSAIRTFIDTFYVIHIIFNFITEFIAPRSQVSLRGELIVHSKAMRKRLFFFHFIVDICSVIPIPQVVVLILIHRSDSLVSQAILKWIILTQYIPRIIRIYPLLKEVTRASGTIAETKWVGAAFNLFLYMLHSHVFGAFWYVSSVEKKNKCWRLECAKIFGCNLRYQYCARGRQNNGRYLNTTCPLIDPDQIIGSTVFNFGMYTDALRSGIVESKPRDFPRKFFYCFWWGLRNISALGQNLKTSNSVGDIVFALIICVSGLLLFAVLIGNIQKYLQSTTIRLDEMEEKKRDTEKWMSNRMLPEYLKERIRRYENYKWRKTRGIEEEALLHSLPKDLRLETKRHLYLTLLNSVPWLNMMDDSWLLEALCDRVKSVFYSANSYIVKEGDPVAEMLIITKGSLKSMIGFSDITGYYDSSYLQAGDICGDLLFWVLDPHSSSSLPTSDRSVLTLTDVEGFILLHDDLKFVASHFNRSHSSRLRHMFRFYSAHWRLWAACFIQAAWREHCKRKLSRILHAKRDYNHIPQGPQLNLGAALYVSRFVSKALRNRQKNAANCSISPHMLPPIPHKPADPEFSKN, from the exons atggaaagagcTTCAACGATGCAATCTGTACATGAGAATATCAAGAGTGTTAGAGGACAGTTAAAGAAGGTTTATAAAACTCTAAATACTCTTGAAAACTGGAGGAAGGCAATCTTGTTAGTTTGCGTTGTTGCTTTGGGTGTTGATCCTTTGTTTCTCTTCATCCCTGTGATTGATTCTCCTAACTTCTGCTTCACTTTCGACAAGAAGCTTGCAGCAGTAGTTTCGGCCATTCGCACCTTTATCGACACATTCTATGTGATTCACATCATTTTTAATTTCATCACCGAGTTCATAGCCCCTCGTTCTCAAGTGTCTTTACGAGGCGAGTTAATCGTGCATTCTAAGGCTATGAGGAAAAGACTCTTCTTCTTTCACTTCATTGTTGATATTTGTTCTGTTATTCCCATCCCTCAG GTTGTGGTTCTCATTCTTATTCACCGGTCTGACTCGCTGGTGTCACAAGCAATACTGAAATGGATTATACTTACTCAATATATACCAAGAATCATCCGTATCTACCCGCTTTTAAAAGAAGTGACAAGAGCCTCTGGGACAATAGCAGAAACAAAGTGGGTTGGTGCTGCTTTCAATCTTTTCCTCTACATGTTGCACAGTCAT GTGTTTGGGGCTTTCTGGTACGTGAGTTcagtagaaaagaaaaataaatgctGGCGTCTAGAGTGTGCTAAGATATTCGGATGCAATCTCAGATATCAGTATTGTGCACGAGGTCGCCAAAACAACGGTCGCTATCTGAATACTACTTGCCCACTGATCGACCCTGACCAAATCATAGGGTCTACAGTCTTCAACTTTGGTATGTACACTGATGCATTGAGGTCAGGAATCGTAGAGTCAAAGCCAAGGGATTTCCCAAGGAAGTTTTTTTACTGCTTTTGGTGGGGTCTACGAAATATTAG TGCTTTAGGACAAAATCTAAAGACAAGCAACTCTGTAGGGGATATCGTTTTTGCTCTCATAATCTGCGTCTCTGGTTTACTCTTGTTTGCTGTACTCATTGGAAACATTCAG AAGTATTTGCAATCAACTACAATAAGATTAGATGAAATGGaggagaaaaagagagacaCTGAAAAATGGATGTCGAATCGGATGCTACCAGAGTATTTGAAGGAACGCATTAGGAGATATGAGAACTACAAATGGCGAAAAACTAGAGGCATCGAAGAGGAAGCTCTTCTTCATAGCCTTCCTAAAGACCTCAGGCTCGAAACCAAACGACATCTTTACCTTACTCTCTTAAACAGT GTTCCGTGGCTCAACATGATGGATGATAGTTGGTTGCTAGAAGCACTGTGTGACCGCGTGAAGTCTGTGTTCTACTCAGCTAATAGCTATATAGTGAAAGAGGGTGACCCGGTTGCAGAAATGCTGATTATAACTAAAGGCAGCCTGAAAAGTATGATCGGGTTTAGTGATATAACTGGCTACTATGATTCATCTTACCTCCAAGCAGGTGACATATGTGGAGATCTTCTCTTTTGGGTTCTTGATCCACATTCTTCTTCTAGCCTCCCCACCTCAGACCGATCAGTATTGACTCTGACAGATGTTGAAGGCTTCATTCTCTTGCATGATGATCTTAAGTTTGTAGCTTCTCATTTCAATCGCTCTCACAGCAGTAGACTCAGACACATGTTCAG GTTCTATTCAGCGCATTGGCGATTATGGGCGGCATGCTTCATACAGGCAGCCTGGAGGGAACACTGCAAAAGGAAGCTTTCTAGGATCCTACACGCCAAAAGGGACTATAATCATATTCCTCAAGGCCCACAACTCAATCTTGGAGCAGCTCTATATGTGTCGAGATTTGTATCCAAAGCATTGCGAAATCGACAGAAAAATGCAGCAAATTGTTCCATATCTCCACATATGTTACCCCCAATAcctcataaaccagctgatccTGAGTTTTCAAAGAATTAA
- the LOC106402114 gene encoding probable cyclic nucleotide-gated ion channel 12 isoform X2, with protein sequence MERASTMQSVHENIKSVRGQLKKVYKTLNTLENWRKAILLVCVVALGVDPLFLFIPVIDSPNFCFTFDKKLAAVVSAIRTFIDTFYVIHIIFNFITEFIAPRSQVSLRGELIVHSKAMRKRLFFFHFIVDICSVIPIPQVVVLILIHRSDSLVSQAILKWIILTQYIPRIIRIYPLLKEVTRASGTIAETKWVGAAFNLFLYMLHSHVFGAFWYVSSVEKKNKCWRLECAKIFGCNLRYQYCARGRQNNGRYLNTTCPLIDPDQIIGSTVFNFGMYTDALRSGIVESKPRDFPRKFFYCFWWGLRNISALGQNLKTSNSVGDIVFALIICVSGLLLFAVLIGNIQKYLQSTTIRLDEMEEKKRDTEKWMSNRMLPEYLKERIRRYENYKWRKTRGIEEEALLHSLPKDLRLETKRHLYLTLLNSVPWLNMMDDSWLLEALCDRVKSVFYSANSYIVKEGDPVAEMLIITKGSLKSMIGFSDITGYYDSSYLQADVEGFILLHDDLKFVASHFNRSHSSRLRHMFRFYSAHWRLWAACFIQAAWREHCKRKLSRILHAKRDYNHIPQGPQLNLGAALYVSRFVSKALRNRQKNAANCSISPHMLPPIPHKPADPEFSKN encoded by the exons atggaaagagcTTCAACGATGCAATCTGTACATGAGAATATCAAGAGTGTTAGAGGACAGTTAAAGAAGGTTTATAAAACTCTAAATACTCTTGAAAACTGGAGGAAGGCAATCTTGTTAGTTTGCGTTGTTGCTTTGGGTGTTGATCCTTTGTTTCTCTTCATCCCTGTGATTGATTCTCCTAACTTCTGCTTCACTTTCGACAAGAAGCTTGCAGCAGTAGTTTCGGCCATTCGCACCTTTATCGACACATTCTATGTGATTCACATCATTTTTAATTTCATCACCGAGTTCATAGCCCCTCGTTCTCAAGTGTCTTTACGAGGCGAGTTAATCGTGCATTCTAAGGCTATGAGGAAAAGACTCTTCTTCTTTCACTTCATTGTTGATATTTGTTCTGTTATTCCCATCCCTCAG GTTGTGGTTCTCATTCTTATTCACCGGTCTGACTCGCTGGTGTCACAAGCAATACTGAAATGGATTATACTTACTCAATATATACCAAGAATCATCCGTATCTACCCGCTTTTAAAAGAAGTGACAAGAGCCTCTGGGACAATAGCAGAAACAAAGTGGGTTGGTGCTGCTTTCAATCTTTTCCTCTACATGTTGCACAGTCAT GTGTTTGGGGCTTTCTGGTACGTGAGTTcagtagaaaagaaaaataaatgctGGCGTCTAGAGTGTGCTAAGATATTCGGATGCAATCTCAGATATCAGTATTGTGCACGAGGTCGCCAAAACAACGGTCGCTATCTGAATACTACTTGCCCACTGATCGACCCTGACCAAATCATAGGGTCTACAGTCTTCAACTTTGGTATGTACACTGATGCATTGAGGTCAGGAATCGTAGAGTCAAAGCCAAGGGATTTCCCAAGGAAGTTTTTTTACTGCTTTTGGTGGGGTCTACGAAATATTAG TGCTTTAGGACAAAATCTAAAGACAAGCAACTCTGTAGGGGATATCGTTTTTGCTCTCATAATCTGCGTCTCTGGTTTACTCTTGTTTGCTGTACTCATTGGAAACATTCAG AAGTATTTGCAATCAACTACAATAAGATTAGATGAAATGGaggagaaaaagagagacaCTGAAAAATGGATGTCGAATCGGATGCTACCAGAGTATTTGAAGGAACGCATTAGGAGATATGAGAACTACAAATGGCGAAAAACTAGAGGCATCGAAGAGGAAGCTCTTCTTCATAGCCTTCCTAAAGACCTCAGGCTCGAAACCAAACGACATCTTTACCTTACTCTCTTAAACAGT GTTCCGTGGCTCAACATGATGGATGATAGTTGGTTGCTAGAAGCACTGTGTGACCGCGTGAAGTCTGTGTTCTACTCAGCTAATAGCTATATAGTGAAAGAGGGTGACCCGGTTGCAGAAATGCTGATTATAACTAAAGGCAGCCTGAAAAGTATGATCGGGTTTAGTGATATAACTGGCTACTATGATTCATCTTACCTCCAAGCAG ATGTTGAAGGCTTCATTCTCTTGCATGATGATCTTAAGTTTGTAGCTTCTCATTTCAATCGCTCTCACAGCAGTAGACTCAGACACATGTTCAG GTTCTATTCAGCGCATTGGCGATTATGGGCGGCATGCTTCATACAGGCAGCCTGGAGGGAACACTGCAAAAGGAAGCTTTCTAGGATCCTACACGCCAAAAGGGACTATAATCATATTCCTCAAGGCCCACAACTCAATCTTGGAGCAGCTCTATATGTGTCGAGATTTGTATCCAAAGCATTGCGAAATCGACAGAAAAATGCAGCAAATTGTTCCATATCTCCACATATGTTACCCCCAATAcctcataaaccagctgatccTGAGTTTTCAAAGAATTAA